The following are encoded in a window of Pseudoalteromonas tetraodonis genomic DNA:
- a CDS encoding LemA family protein, with protein sequence MSEFFSNNWVVIAIVVVFVVIFYAWYVSIITKRNAMQEAFSGIDVQLKKRTELIPNILAIAKKFMSHEKELLEEITRLRSNILQSSSNNDTDERFKLEGQLQNSLSGLMVAVENYPELKSDKTMLDAQRTYADIEEHISAARRNFNSANRVLRNSIQVFPGNIIASIIGVRTVAFFEVSESERQPVIATDILDS encoded by the coding sequence ATGTCAGAGTTTTTCAGTAATAACTGGGTTGTGATCGCAATCGTCGTTGTTTTTGTTGTTATTTTTTATGCATGGTATGTATCAATTATTACTAAACGAAATGCGATGCAAGAGGCTTTTTCTGGTATAGATGTACAATTGAAAAAGCGAACAGAATTAATTCCTAATATTTTAGCTATCGCTAAAAAGTTTATGAGTCATGAAAAAGAGCTGCTTGAAGAGATAACACGTTTACGCAGCAACATATTACAATCAAGTAGTAATAATGATACTGATGAGCGTTTTAAATTAGAGGGACAGTTGCAAAACTCACTATCGGGTTTAATGGTTGCTGTGGAAAACTATCCAGAACTTAAGTCAGATAAAACTATGCTTGATGCACAACGTACCTATGCTGACATCGAAGAACATATTTCAGCGGCAAGACGCAACTTTAATAGTGCAAATCGAGTACTTAGAAATAGTATTCAGGTGTTTCCTGGGAATATTATTGCAAGCATAATAGGTGTTCGAACTGTTGCTTTCTTTGAGGTCTCAGAGTCTGAACGTCAACCAGTCATTGCCACAGACATATTAGATTCTTAA
- a CDS encoding amidase family protein, producing the protein MIIKRLLLTLCVCTITNLHAAANNTELKTISDIHSAYKNNSTTAEQLTRTYIDRINALNPKYNAVISIEPTAIEQAKELDALFKAGKWAGPLHGIAVLLKDNIETTGTLPTTAGSLALKNNITNKDAFVVKQLRQAGAIILGKANLSEWANFRSSYSSSGWSAIGGQTHNAHDVTRNPCGSSSGSAVAVALNFAPIALGTETDGSITCPASVNGVYAIKPSMGQVSRAGVVPLSSSQDSVGPMAHSLKDALAILSVIQGEDPNDVSTLNVNRKLDSIAPKPSLRIGALPASKFTVETQKLYAKQLQALKDAGHTVVNVEVKDDLSTLYVDEYAILLYDFKAEINHYLSQTPTQVTVKSLDDLIAFNTANKQQEMLYFEQDILQQANAVDLSEKQQYQKTKARYRALANRAISNLYRNNKLDIVIAPTVSPAWKTDLINGDNFKGSSSSLPAIAGTTHITLPVGKVSHLPVGLSVIANQNAEAAAYAYAAIIDNVLGIKKPE; encoded by the coding sequence ATGATTATAAAACGGCTACTTTTAACCTTATGTGTTTGTACAATAACTAACTTACACGCAGCGGCTAACAATACAGAGCTTAAAACTATTAGTGACATTCACAGCGCCTATAAAAATAATAGCACTACAGCTGAACAGCTTACCCGCACTTATATCGACAGAATAAACGCGCTCAATCCTAAATATAATGCAGTAATTAGTATTGAGCCCACTGCAATTGAACAAGCCAAAGAACTCGATGCACTGTTTAAAGCCGGAAAATGGGCAGGCCCTTTACATGGTATTGCGGTATTACTAAAAGATAACATTGAAACAACAGGTACATTACCCACTACAGCGGGCTCATTAGCACTTAAAAATAACATTACCAATAAAGATGCCTTTGTGGTTAAACAATTACGCCAAGCAGGCGCTATTATTTTAGGCAAAGCGAACTTAAGTGAATGGGCTAATTTTCGCTCATCGTATTCGTCATCTGGTTGGAGTGCAATAGGTGGGCAAACCCATAACGCCCATGATGTAACGCGTAATCCGTGTGGCTCAAGTTCGGGCTCTGCTGTCGCGGTTGCTTTAAATTTTGCACCTATTGCGCTGGGCACTGAAACCGACGGCTCAATTACCTGCCCTGCATCTGTTAATGGGGTGTACGCCATAAAACCCAGTATGGGACAAGTTTCGCGCGCAGGCGTGGTGCCACTTTCTAGTAGCCAAGATTCGGTAGGCCCAATGGCACATTCTTTAAAAGATGCACTCGCAATATTGTCTGTCATTCAAGGGGAAGACCCTAATGATGTATCAACACTCAACGTAAATAGAAAGCTTGATAGTATAGCGCCTAAGCCGTCACTGAGAATAGGCGCTTTACCTGCCAGTAAGTTTACTGTGGAAACACAAAAACTTTACGCTAAACAGCTACAAGCATTAAAAGACGCAGGTCATACCGTTGTCAATGTTGAAGTAAAAGATGATTTAAGTACACTTTACGTTGATGAATACGCCATCTTGCTTTACGACTTTAAAGCCGAAATTAATCACTATTTAAGCCAAACACCAACGCAAGTAACGGTAAAAAGCTTAGACGATTTAATCGCATTCAATACCGCAAATAAACAGCAAGAAATGCTCTACTTTGAGCAAGATATTTTACAGCAAGCTAACGCGGTTGATTTGAGTGAGAAACAACAATATCAAAAAACCAAGGCGCGTTATCGCGCACTAGCAAACCGCGCTATTAGCAATTTATACCGCAATAATAAGCTCGATATTGTGATTGCACCCACCGTTTCGCCCGCCTGGAAAACCGATTTAATTAACGGTGATAACTTTAAAGGCAGTAGTAGTTCATTGCCTGCCATTGCAGGAACAACCCATATCACTTTGCCAGTAGGTAAAGTAAGCCACTTACCGGTTGGGCTGTCGGTTATTGCTAATCAAAATGCTGAAGCGGCTGCTTATGCGTACGCTGCTATTATCGATAATGTATTAGGCATAAAAAAACCTGAGTAA
- a CDS encoding DUF6058 family natural product biosynthesis protein produces the protein MRLSDYLSTHFYHTDELCQALNIDTETLENWQAQSIFPKPSYCIKNQMSCSSYSGLYECEEYDDYYPRGCVNWGQGLVKQKIESSNQAFNLFAQHYTQCLAKLAQQGFIFNEELFGCEIDEHLQQVWQQFLCSKYGVLTQNGLIDEIVAVDIGRLLVDDITELRSKASLDKDERIRIHPAMKLLNKALSHGADHEKQLTLRSRYIDALILKYDLSIK, from the coding sequence ATGCGTTTATCTGACTATTTAAGCACTCACTTTTATCACACTGATGAGTTATGCCAAGCACTCAACATAGACACTGAAACTCTTGAAAATTGGCAAGCACAGAGCATTTTCCCTAAACCCAGTTATTGCATTAAAAATCAAATGAGCTGCAGCTCTTATTCAGGGTTGTATGAATGTGAAGAATACGACGATTATTATCCCCGAGGTTGTGTAAATTGGGGGCAAGGATTAGTTAAACAAAAAATTGAATCATCTAACCAAGCTTTTAATTTGTTTGCTCAGCACTATACCCAGTGCTTGGCTAAGCTTGCACAGCAAGGCTTTATATTTAACGAAGAATTGTTTGGCTGTGAAATAGATGAACATTTACAGCAAGTGTGGCAACAATTTTTATGCAGTAAATATGGGGTGCTTACCCAAAATGGCCTAATTGATGAAATTGTGGCTGTGGATATTGGCAGATTATTAGTAGACGATATAACCGAGCTGCGCAGCAAAGCCAGTTTAGATAAGGATGAACGCATCCGCATTCACCCTGCTATGAAGCTTCTAAATAAAGCCCTTAGCCATGGCGCCGATCACGAAAAGCAACTCACATTACGTAGCCGCTATATTGATGCCCTTATTTTAAAATACGACTTATCGATTAAGTAA
- a CDS encoding NAD(P)/FAD-dependent oxidoreductase, translated as MIRLTEIKLPLDHDENAIGQAIINKLNISPEQLHSYNVFKRGYDARKKSAILLIYTLDVEVDNEAQLLTSFEKDQHVKVSPDTNYKFVAHANSSIKERPVVIGFGPCGLFAGLVLAQMGFNPIILERGKEVRERTKDTFGFWRKKALNTESNVQFGEGGAGTFSDGKLYSQVKDPKHYGRKVITEFVEAGAPEEILYVSKPHIGTFKLVTMIEKMRARIIELGGEIRFSTRVDDIHLDNGQVTGLTLSNGEQLETRHVILAVGHSARDTFKMIHDKGIYVEAKPFSVGFRIEHKQSMIDECRFGDNAGNPILGSADYKLVHHCNNGRTVYSFCMCPGGTVVAATSEEGRVVTNGMSQYSRSERNANSAIVVGISPEKDFPGHPLAGIDLQRKLEEQAYELGGKNYDAPAQLIGDFLKGKSSANLGDVQPSYTPGIKLTDLSNVLPPFAIEALREAIPAFNKQIRGFSTNDGLLTGVETRTSSPISIKRDKTFQSINTKGLYPAGEGAGYAGGILSAGIDGIKAAEAVALSMLENA; from the coding sequence ATGATACGTTTAACCGAAATAAAGCTGCCGCTTGACCATGACGAAAATGCCATTGGCCAAGCCATCATCAATAAATTAAATATAAGCCCAGAGCAGCTACACAGCTACAATGTGTTTAAACGCGGTTACGATGCACGTAAAAAAAGCGCCATTTTACTGATTTACACGCTTGATGTTGAAGTGGATAACGAAGCACAACTGTTAACCTCGTTTGAAAAAGACCAACACGTTAAAGTCTCCCCTGACACCAACTACAAATTTGTAGCGCACGCCAATAGCAGTATTAAAGAACGCCCTGTGGTAATTGGATTTGGCCCTTGTGGCTTATTTGCCGGTTTAGTGTTGGCACAAATGGGTTTTAACCCAATTATTTTAGAGCGCGGTAAAGAAGTGCGTGAGCGCACCAAAGACACCTTTGGCTTTTGGCGTAAAAAGGCCCTTAATACAGAATCAAACGTACAGTTTGGTGAAGGTGGCGCAGGCACGTTCTCAGACGGTAAGCTCTACAGCCAAGTAAAAGACCCTAAACATTATGGTCGTAAAGTCATTACTGAGTTTGTAGAGGCCGGCGCTCCTGAAGAAATTTTATACGTGAGTAAGCCGCATATTGGTACCTTTAAACTGGTAACCATGATTGAAAAAATGCGTGCACGTATTATTGAACTTGGTGGAGAAATTCGTTTTAGCACGCGCGTTGACGATATCCATTTAGACAACGGCCAAGTGACTGGGCTTACGCTTTCTAATGGTGAACAGCTCGAAACTCGCCATGTGATATTAGCGGTTGGCCACAGTGCCCGCGATACGTTTAAAATGATCCACGATAAAGGCATTTATGTTGAAGCTAAACCCTTTTCAGTGGGCTTTAGAATAGAACATAAGCAATCAATGATTGATGAATGCCGCTTTGGCGATAATGCGGGTAACCCTATTTTAGGCTCTGCAGATTACAAATTAGTACACCATTGTAATAACGGCCGTACTGTATATAGCTTTTGTATGTGCCCTGGCGGCACAGTAGTTGCCGCAACATCTGAAGAAGGCCGAGTCGTCACCAATGGCATGAGCCAATATTCACGTAGTGAACGTAATGCTAACAGCGCTATTGTAGTGGGTATTTCGCCAGAAAAAGACTTCCCTGGACATCCCCTAGCCGGCATTGATTTACAGCGTAAACTAGAAGAGCAAGCCTATGAACTTGGTGGTAAAAACTACGATGCCCCTGCACAGCTTATTGGCGACTTTTTAAAAGGTAAATCATCGGCTAATTTAGGCGATGTACAGCCTTCGTATACGCCGGGCATAAAACTGACTGATTTGAGCAACGTATTACCTCCTTTTGCGATTGAAGCCTTGCGTGAAGCAATTCCTGCTTTTAACAAGCAAATTCGTGGTTTTTCAACTAATGATGGCTTACTCACTGGGGTAGAAACGCGTACTTCATCACCAATAAGTATCAAGCGCGATAAAACCTTCCAAAGTATTAATACTAAAGGGCTTTACCCTGCAGGTGAAGGCGCGGGTTATGCGGGTGGTATTTTATCAGCGGGTATTGATGGTATTAAAGCCGCAGAGGCGGTTGCGTTATCGATGCTAGAAAACGCCTAA
- a CDS encoding Lnb N-terminal periplasmic domain-containing protein, translating into MKPLFYLISAFLFISFSSSATQSISVLAKHPIWLKLGHYKNQPATISYITNSFFIADNGRTDPAAELKATIHAFNNQPSMPCRYPARYQWLKEQGLTFSMPAAECPKLKQWREQQAIHSVSLIFASGYMSNPASLYGHLLLKLNRSTESKNKLLDYSINYGAHVPDNENGLVYIIKGLFGGYKAGFSDQLFYRHQHNYGEIELRDLWEYTLNLNERDVVFIANHLWEILGTEFDYYFADENCAFHLAQIIELVIGDQLTSEGAPWVIPATIFSRLNTATYQGQSAVKKITFTPSRDTVFTKHVQFLSEKELSFAKQIFAESPVLKNESFLALPVHSQKAIIGALFELVQVKQIQKQTPVKISELKNALIKARLKLPMGENKVKFQFTQQPPHQGQKPSNSSVSAVHTAEQTQYTLGFRLSYFDTLASDIARIPFSNLEMLDTELMFTDGETYINKVHLLDLESFNPNQLSWANESKWSWKINVGFDRQPALCRTCKRSFVMGGAGQAWQFSNNTLAYSLINGYLGDLAKNSHFYYSSGEVGIITGTDSGIKLRASYEKSFLNAKNSAQTKLELAVPISQDIDIRLAVTHANSVMWQLKLNYYWQ; encoded by the coding sequence ATGAAACCTCTATTTTATTTAATTAGTGCTTTTTTATTCATCTCTTTCTCAAGCTCTGCCACGCAATCTATCTCTGTTTTAGCCAAACACCCAATATGGTTGAAATTAGGGCATTACAAAAACCAACCAGCTACCATCAGTTATATTACTAACTCATTTTTTATTGCAGATAACGGACGTACTGATCCGGCTGCCGAATTAAAAGCAACAATCCATGCTTTTAATAACCAGCCCTCAATGCCATGTCGCTACCCTGCTCGTTACCAATGGCTCAAAGAGCAAGGTTTAACCTTTTCAATGCCAGCTGCAGAGTGCCCAAAATTAAAGCAATGGCGAGAGCAACAAGCAATTCACTCTGTTAGTTTAATATTTGCATCTGGTTATATGAGTAATCCCGCATCATTATATGGTCATTTATTACTTAAACTTAATCGCTCGACCGAATCAAAAAACAAATTATTAGATTACAGTATTAACTATGGCGCACACGTTCCAGACAATGAAAACGGCTTGGTGTATATTATCAAGGGCTTGTTTGGTGGTTATAAAGCCGGTTTTTCAGATCAATTGTTTTATCGCCACCAGCACAACTATGGTGAAATAGAATTAAGAGATTTATGGGAATATACCCTCAATCTAAACGAGCGCGATGTGGTTTTTATTGCTAATCACTTATGGGAAATTTTAGGCACTGAATTTGATTATTACTTTGCCGATGAAAACTGCGCGTTTCATCTTGCTCAAATTATTGAACTTGTTATTGGCGATCAACTAACCAGCGAAGGCGCTCCTTGGGTAATACCAGCCACTATTTTTTCAAGATTAAACACGGCCACTTACCAAGGCCAATCGGCGGTTAAAAAGATCACATTTACCCCCTCGCGCGACACTGTATTTACCAAGCATGTTCAATTTTTAAGTGAAAAAGAGCTCAGCTTTGCAAAACAAATCTTTGCCGAATCACCTGTACTTAAAAACGAATCGTTTTTAGCTTTGCCAGTACACTCTCAAAAAGCCATTATTGGCGCTTTATTTGAACTCGTACAAGTAAAACAAATTCAAAAGCAAACCCCAGTAAAAATAAGTGAGTTAAAGAATGCACTTATTAAAGCGCGCTTAAAGCTGCCAATGGGCGAAAACAAAGTAAAATTTCAATTTACCCAACAGCCACCACATCAAGGGCAAAAGCCCTCTAATAGCTCAGTTTCTGCGGTGCACACGGCTGAGCAAACACAGTACACTTTGGGTTTTAGGTTGAGTTATTTTGATACCCTTGCCTCTGATATTGCCCGCATTCCATTTTCTAATTTAGAAATGTTAGATACCGAGCTGATGTTTACTGATGGCGAAACTTACATAAACAAAGTTCATTTATTAGATTTGGAGTCATTCAATCCAAACCAATTATCTTGGGCTAATGAATCTAAGTGGTCGTGGAAAATTAATGTTGGATTCGACAGACAACCAGCACTGTGCAGAACCTGTAAACGTAGCTTTGTTATGGGGGGAGCCGGACAAGCTTGGCAATTTAGCAACAACACCTTAGCCTATAGCTTAATTAATGGTTATTTAGGTGATTTAGCTAAAAACAGCCACTTTTATTATTCGTCGGGAGAAGTGGGGATTATTACTGGTACTGACTCAGGTATTAAACTCAGAGCATCCTACGAAAAGTCATTCTTAAATGCTAAAAACTCTGCGCAAACCAAACTAGAACTGGCAGTGCCTATTAGCCAAGATATTGATATTAGATTAGCGGTCACTCACGCTAATTCAGTTATGTGGCAGCTTAAACTCAACTACTATTGGCAATAA
- a CDS encoding DEAD/DEAH box helicase gives MNFKSFSFAPELIQALDELNYHTLTPIQRAAIPAVRKGKDVLASAQTGTGKTAAFALPIIQKLFESDSSTTNAPSALVLAPTRELAEQIANNFKDFAKYTSLKVVSLFGGVNTAGQEIALKEGVDIVVATPGRLLDHIRLGNLSLAQVKHLVLDEADRMLDMGFINDMQSVIKSCADERQILLFSATFPAAIKQFASKVLKQPEIVRVDQTNSTASTVQHVVYPVEERRKQELLSELIGKKNWQQVLVFVNMKETADELVTELNLDGIPAAVCHGDKSQGNRRRALREFKEGKVRVLVATEVAARGIDIDGLPRVINIDLPWLAEDYVHRIGRTGRAGNQGQAISFVSREEENMLFEIETLIGQKIKRVYLEGYEVSNREVLIDKIGKKPAHLRRTRANKPSGQATGEARAKNRSRISNVRKSLKGEKLSLKK, from the coding sequence ATGAATTTTAAATCTTTTAGTTTTGCCCCTGAACTTATTCAGGCGTTAGACGAACTTAATTACCACACCCTTACGCCCATTCAGCGCGCAGCTATTCCGGCTGTTCGTAAAGGTAAAGACGTTTTAGCGAGTGCTCAAACCGGCACAGGTAAAACCGCTGCCTTTGCACTCCCTATTATCCAAAAGTTATTTGAGTCAGATAGCAGTACTACGAATGCGCCAAGCGCCTTAGTCCTTGCACCTACGCGTGAGCTTGCTGAGCAAATAGCGAATAACTTTAAAGACTTTGCTAAGTACACTTCGCTAAAAGTAGTGAGTTTATTTGGTGGTGTTAATACTGCAGGACAAGAAATTGCACTCAAAGAAGGTGTGGATATTGTAGTAGCAACACCAGGGCGTTTACTTGATCATATTCGTTTAGGTAACTTAAGCCTTGCCCAAGTAAAACACTTAGTACTTGATGAAGCTGACCGTATGCTCGATATGGGCTTTATTAATGACATGCAAAGCGTGATAAAAAGCTGTGCTGATGAGCGTCAAATCTTATTGTTTTCAGCAACTTTCCCAGCAGCAATTAAACAATTTGCCTCTAAAGTGCTAAAGCAACCTGAAATTGTGCGTGTTGATCAAACTAACAGCACCGCAAGCACAGTACAACACGTGGTTTACCCGGTAGAAGAGCGCCGTAAGCAAGAGTTACTTTCTGAGCTAATTGGTAAGAAAAACTGGCAGCAAGTGCTGGTGTTTGTAAACATGAAAGAAACCGCAGATGAGCTAGTCACTGAGCTTAACCTAGACGGTATCCCAGCGGCAGTGTGTCATGGTGATAAATCGCAGGGTAACCGTCGTCGTGCGTTACGTGAATTCAAAGAAGGCAAAGTACGCGTTCTAGTTGCAACAGAAGTTGCAGCACGTGGTATTGATATTGACGGTTTACCGCGCGTTATTAATATTGATTTACCTTGGCTTGCTGAAGATTACGTACACCGCATTGGCCGTACAGGCCGTGCTGGTAACCAAGGACAAGCAATTTCGTTTGTTAGCCGCGAAGAAGAAAATATGTTGTTTGAAATTGAAACCTTAATTGGTCAAAAAATTAAACGTGTTTACTTAGAAGGTTACGAAGTAAGTAATCGTGAAGTACTGATTGATAAAATTGGTAAAAAGCCAGCGCATTTACGCCGCACCCGTGCTAATAAGCCATCAGGCCAAGCTACCGGTGAAGCGAGAGCGAAGAACCGTTCGCGTATTTCTAATGTACGTAAAAGCTTAAAAGGCGAAAAGCTATCACTTAAAAAGTAA
- the fdxA gene encoding ferredoxin FdxA, which yields MAFVVTENCIKCKYTDCVSVCPADAFFEGPNFLAISPIDCIDCGLCVPECAADAIFQEDELPESQKEFTQLNAELAEIWPRITQVKPAPEDADSWNGVANKLKLLDT from the coding sequence ATGGCGTTTGTAGTCACCGAAAATTGTATAAAATGTAAGTACACTGATTGCGTATCAGTATGCCCTGCAGATGCATTTTTTGAAGGTCCTAATTTTTTGGCTATTAGCCCTATTGACTGTATTGACTGTGGTTTATGCGTACCTGAGTGTGCCGCTGATGCTATTTTTCAAGAAGATGAATTACCTGAATCGCAAAAAGAGTTTACCCAATTAAATGCGGAGCTAGCAGAAATATGGCCACGCATCACCCAAGTTAAACCCGCCCCGGAAGATGCCGATAGCTGGAATGGTGTGGCTAATAAATTAAAACTTCTCGACACATAA
- the dapA gene encoding 4-hydroxy-tetrahydrodipicolinate synthase, whose protein sequence is MRTLEQIKQASLITAIKTPYLANGEIDLAKYDELVEIQIAAGVDGIVVGGTTGEGQLMNWEEHLMLIAHSANKFGEQLLIIGNTGSNNTREAIKATKYGFASGMHASLQINPYYGRTSIAGVKEHFKRVLDIGPAFIYNVAGRTGQDLTPDIIEPLAQHEHFIGVKECGGNERIAHYEQQGIACWSGNDDEAHDARHTHKAHGVISVTSNLIPGLFRQLMDSKNDALNNSLQPLMNWLFCEPNPIAINTAMIMTGAVNPVFRMPYVPLSDEQQQQGETLINQLNEQDFVGSRAQCVDISKVLILS, encoded by the coding sequence ATGCGCACCCTAGAACAAATTAAACAAGCAAGCCTTATTACTGCAATTAAAACACCTTACTTAGCCAATGGTGAGATCGATCTTGCAAAGTATGATGAACTCGTTGAAATACAAATTGCAGCGGGTGTTGACGGCATAGTTGTTGGTGGCACCACCGGTGAAGGCCAGTTAATGAACTGGGAAGAGCATTTAATGCTAATTGCGCACAGTGCCAATAAATTTGGTGAGCAATTACTGATTATAGGTAACACCGGTAGTAACAATACGCGCGAAGCAATTAAAGCAACAAAATATGGTTTTGCCAGCGGCATGCATGCCTCATTACAAATTAACCCTTACTACGGGCGCACATCAATTGCCGGTGTTAAAGAACACTTTAAACGTGTGCTTGATATTGGTCCGGCGTTTATTTACAACGTAGCAGGGCGCACAGGCCAAGACCTCACCCCTGATATTATTGAACCACTGGCCCAGCATGAGCACTTTATTGGTGTTAAAGAATGTGGTGGCAATGAGCGTATAGCGCACTATGAACAACAAGGTATTGCGTGTTGGTCTGGTAATGATGACGAAGCACACGATGCACGCCATACTCATAAAGCACATGGCGTTATTTCAGTTACGTCTAACTTGATCCCGGGTTTGTTCCGTCAATTAATGGATAGCAAAAATGATGCGCTTAATAATTCATTACAACCATTAATGAACTGGCTGTTTTGCGAGCCAAACCCAATTGCCATTAACACCGCGATGATCATGACAGGCGCGGTTAACCCAGTGTTTAGAATGCCTTATGTGCCGCTTAGCGATGAGCAACAGCAACAAGGTGAAACCCTAATTAATCAGCTTAATGAGCAAGATTTTGTCGGTAGTCGAGCGCAGTGTGTGGATATTAGTAAGGTTTTGATTTTATCTTAA
- a CDS encoding DUF3137 domain-containing protein, whose product MLNKISEFTDYFDAFKLRFGRKNKELNNAYASDELKNTFENDIKPQLKSIELNRESLHAKFIKRKRQLNFVILPIAALITIFALFAGEDGSFLYIIPVSFCIGTGWAYKPALDYVRHYKLKVMPILVKMYGDFTYSLKSNLQANDIKNLAIAPNFDYLKTEDCVTGKIDDIGFEFTELTLHKRSKNGSNRVFKGCLVLLTMPFNFNSHTLVKHDHGKVLNWLTKDNKATEKVALENVDFENKFEVYSNDQVLARYILTPVMMEQLLSLLYAFVMKVNATQLECEFVGNKAVFFIRHTENLLEPTWIDQSAFEINALPLIEQELALLISIAKQLNLDLMAARRVSKENNLDSKS is encoded by the coding sequence ATGTTGAATAAAATATCAGAATTCACTGATTATTTTGATGCTTTTAAACTACGCTTTGGGCGAAAAAATAAAGAGCTTAATAACGCTTATGCATCAGATGAGTTAAAAAATACATTTGAAAATGACATTAAGCCTCAATTAAAGTCAATTGAGCTAAATCGTGAGTCATTGCATGCAAAATTTATTAAACGTAAGCGTCAGCTAAACTTTGTAATTTTGCCTATCGCGGCTTTGATTACTATTTTTGCTTTATTTGCAGGTGAAGACGGTAGTTTCTTGTATATAATTCCAGTATCTTTTTGTATCGGAACCGGATGGGCATACAAGCCAGCGCTTGATTATGTTCGTCATTATAAACTTAAAGTAATGCCAATCCTTGTGAAAATGTATGGCGACTTTACTTATTCACTTAAATCGAATTTACAAGCAAACGACATCAAAAATTTAGCTATTGCTCCTAATTTTGATTATCTAAAAACTGAAGACTGCGTAACAGGAAAGATAGACGACATTGGATTTGAATTTACTGAGTTAACTCTTCATAAAAGAAGTAAAAATGGTAGTAATAGAGTATTTAAAGGGTGTTTAGTCTTACTTACAATGCCTTTTAATTTTAATTCACATACGCTTGTGAAACATGATCATGGCAAGGTATTAAACTGGCTCACTAAAGATAACAAAGCAACTGAGAAAGTCGCCCTAGAAAACGTCGACTTTGAAAATAAATTTGAAGTTTATTCAAATGATCAGGTTTTAGCGCGTTATATTCTAACACCGGTTATGATGGAACAACTGCTGTCGTTATTATACGCCTTTGTTATGAAAGTTAATGCTACTCAACTTGAATGTGAATTTGTTGGCAATAAAGCCGTATTTTTTATTCGGCATACAGAAAACCTCTTAGAGCCAACTTGGATCGACCAGTCTGCATTTGAAATTAATGCGTTACCACTTATTGAACAAGAGTTGGCCTTGCTCATATCAATAGCAAAACAATTGAATCTAGACCTAATGGCAGCTCGTAGAGTCTCAAAAGAAAATAACTTGGACAGTAAGTCTTAA
- a CDS encoding DUF3015 family protein: MIKRCLTAAVLVSAFVSMPSQAKSGINPWQQCGIGAMVFPDNGVAAAISNIIWDLGTTAVSSNISSVESCEGANVKTAQFIQQTFPVLEQEIAQGEGEYIAAMLNVRGCDVTAHQQIITSVRNDYANAPIDNAQAFYELVEGKITTNFSSQCAAI; the protein is encoded by the coding sequence ATGATAAAAAGATGTTTAACTGCTGCGGTATTAGTAAGCGCGTTTGTTTCAATGCCGTCACAAGCAAAAAGTGGCATCAACCCATGGCAACAATGTGGTATTGGCGCGATGGTTTTCCCAGATAATGGCGTTGCTGCAGCAATTTCTAATATTATTTGGGATTTAGGCACAACTGCAGTGTCTTCTAACATCTCTTCAGTAGAAAGTTGTGAAGGCGCTAACGTAAAAACAGCGCAGTTTATTCAACAAACTTTTCCTGTATTAGAACAAGAAATAGCACAGGGTGAAGGCGAGTATATCGCTGCAATGCTTAACGTACGTGGTTGTGATGTAACTGCACATCAACAAATTATCACTTCGGTACGTAACGATTACGCAAACGCGCCAATAGACAATGCACAAGCATTTTATGAATTAGTTGAAGGTAAAATTACAACTAACTTTTCATCTCAATGCGCTGCAATCTAA